One window of Streptomyces sp. FIT100 genomic DNA carries:
- a CDS encoding cupin domain-containing protein, with protein MSGNPRDGIPAAAAGELRRLRRLAATLPDGVELYRTLPDGGILLADRGGARELGPDRDLLRFIDDGQFAHYLVGDAATSPERPSNATVKFGLVAPRSAFTPHAHGGEHFVLSLGHAACGLYDAARGEVADIPLTPGTMIRIPEMMPHSFANRGTAPLTILAANTGYGIDHDDYAITAREAERRAAGGPAAAGDARLGTLTRHAPDYRALATALHSVETAQRLRGTGTTSLRERLAARLRKAASTLEAPR; from the coding sequence ATGTCCGGCAATCCGCGCGACGGCATACCCGCAGCGGCCGCGGGGGAGCTCCGGCGGCTGCGCCGGCTGGCGGCCACCCTGCCGGACGGCGTCGAGCTGTACCGTACGCTCCCTGACGGCGGCATCCTCCTCGCCGACCGCGGCGGCGCCCGGGAGCTCGGCCCGGACCGGGACCTCCTCCGCTTCATCGACGACGGCCAGTTCGCGCACTACCTCGTCGGCGACGCCGCCACCTCGCCCGAGCGGCCCTCCAACGCGACCGTCAAGTTCGGCCTCGTCGCCCCGCGCAGCGCCTTCACCCCGCACGCCCACGGCGGCGAGCACTTCGTCCTCAGCCTCGGCCACGCCGCCTGCGGACTGTACGACGCCGCCCGCGGCGAGGTCGCCGACATCCCCCTCACCCCCGGGACGATGATCCGCATCCCGGAGATGATGCCGCACTCCTTCGCCAACCGCGGTACGGCTCCGCTGACGATCCTGGCCGCCAACACCGGCTACGGCATCGACCACGACGACTACGCGATCACCGCCCGGGAGGCCGAGCGCCGCGCGGCCGGCGGGCCCGCGGCCGCCGGGGACGCACGCCTCGGCACCCTCACCCGGCACGCCCCCGACTACCGCGCCCTCGCCACGGCGCTGCACTCCGTCGAAACTGCACAGCGCCTGCGCGGCACGGGCACCACGAGCCTGCGGGAGCGGCTGGCGGCCCGGCTGCGCAAGGCCGCGAGCACTCTGGAGGCCCCACGGTGA
- a CDS encoding LysR family transcriptional regulator, whose translation MIDPRRLRILRAAADHRTVTAAAAALYLTPSAVSQQLAALEQETGHTLLIRSGRGVRLTAAGEILLAHANAVLSQLERAEAELAAYAGGAAGEVTVTAFATGIAEVLAPAIGRLAGEHPGIRVRVRDAEGDESLPMVLDGDADLALAVEYRGAPREDDRRLARVPLYAEPFDAVLHSGHPLAGAARVELAQLADDDWIGQYPGNPCHDVMLLACELAGFEPRLAHSSDDFRAVVALAGAGAGVALVPRSALRGMELKDAVVLPVAGPAATRRVFAAVRRGAEAHPLLRPVLEALAQAAAGLSTN comes from the coding sequence GTGATCGACCCCCGCAGGCTCCGCATACTGCGCGCCGCGGCGGACCACCGTACGGTGACCGCCGCGGCCGCAGCGCTGTATCTGACCCCGTCGGCCGTCTCCCAGCAGCTCGCCGCGCTGGAGCAGGAGACCGGCCACACCCTGCTGATCCGCAGCGGCCGCGGCGTACGCCTCACCGCCGCAGGCGAGATCCTGCTGGCCCACGCCAACGCGGTCCTCTCCCAGCTGGAGCGCGCCGAGGCCGAACTCGCCGCGTACGCGGGCGGCGCGGCCGGTGAGGTCACGGTCACCGCCTTCGCGACCGGCATCGCCGAGGTCCTCGCCCCCGCGATCGGCCGGCTCGCCGGCGAGCACCCCGGCATCCGGGTACGCGTGCGGGACGCCGAGGGCGACGAGAGCCTGCCGATGGTCCTCGACGGCGATGCCGATCTGGCCCTCGCGGTCGAGTACCGGGGCGCCCCGCGCGAGGACGACCGCCGACTCGCGCGCGTCCCCCTCTACGCCGAGCCCTTCGACGCGGTCCTCCACAGCGGGCACCCGCTGGCGGGCGCCGCCCGAGTGGAGCTCGCCCAGCTCGCCGACGACGACTGGATCGGCCAGTACCCGGGCAACCCCTGCCACGACGTCATGCTCCTGGCCTGCGAACTGGCGGGCTTCGAACCGCGTCTCGCACACTCGTCCGACGACTTCCGCGCCGTCGTCGCCCTCGCCGGGGCGGGCGCGGGCGTCGCCCTCGTGCCCCGCTCGGCCCTGCGCGGCATGGAGCTCAAGGACGCCGTCGTCCTCCCCGTCGCCGGACCGGCCGCGACCCGCCGCGTCTTCGCGGCGGTCCGCCGCGGTGCCGAGGCGCACCCCCTGCTCCGTCCGGTGCTGGAGGCGCTGGCCCAGGCGGCCGCGGGCCTGTCGACCAACTGA